A genomic stretch from Scheffersomyces stipitis CBS 6054 chromosome 6, complete sequence includes:
- a CDS encoding predicted protein: protein MEFADPAVAEEEVTKDTSVQNAFSEEHDNKTEETVQKLESEINNMYNALESKFSDLWSNASKNASDLQAKYKLDERKEQLLGQLNSARESLKNNNTLNVTENLASIEEQIKKVQLPAVKVDIKNLSEQANTALDVLDSKLEIVENQAGKYVSSFASFLSNMISVTPEAPVNEKETLFASSSGINTHENYGTSRYETDFYKLHTTESYYLTEELDDKAEAEKYSADSKTKEISELLEQYPQTLTKLMNEIVPVKVSYNLFWYRYFKNEDKLKESEKKRKELLEKKGSQASANDDDEEFTWDDDEEDEETVNLSKNLKESEDEATKPAKEDPKDEEDDDWE, encoded by the coding sequence CCTGCTgtagcagaagaagaagtcaccAAAGACACATCTGTTCAGAACGCTTTCTCAGAAGAACATGATAACAAAACCGAAGAAACGGTCCAGAAATTAGAACTGGAAATCAATAATATGTACAACGCCTTGGAAAGCAAGTTTCTGGATTTGTGGTCCAATGCCTCGAAGAATGCAAGCGACTTGCAAGCCAAATACAAGTTGGACGAACGTAAGGAGCAGTTGCTTGGACAATTGAACTCTGCAAGAgaaagtttgaagaataacAATACATTGAATGTCACTGAGAACTTGGCCtctattgaagaacagattAAGAAGGTACAATTGCCTGCTGTTAAAGTAGATATTAAGAACTTGCTGGAACAAGCCAATACAGCCCTTGATGTTTTGGACTCCAAACTCGAAATCGTGGAGAATCAAGCTGGAAAATATGTGAGttcatttgcttctttccTTAGCAATATGATTTCTGTGACTCCGGAAGCTCCTGTCAATGAGAAGGAGACTTTGTTcgcttcttcttctggtatCAATACGCATGAAAACTACGGGACTTCTCGTTATGAGACtgatttctacaaattgCACACAACAGAATCTTACTACTTGACAGAGGAACTTGATGACAAGGCAGAAGCTGAGAAATACAGTGCTGATTCCAAGACTAAGGAAATTTCTGAGTTGTTAGAGCAGTATCCACAAACATTGACCAAATTGATGAATGAGATTGTACCTGTTAAAGTGTCGTACAACTTGTTCTGGTACagatacttcaagaacgagGATAAACTTAAGGAATccgaaaagaagagaaaggagTTGTTAGAAAAAAAGGGAAGCCAGGCCAGTGCcaatgacgatgacgaagaattcACTTGggatgacgatgaagaagatgaagaaaccgTCAATCTAAGCAAGAATCTCAAGGAGTCCGAAGATGAAGCCACAAAACCAGCCAAGGAAGACCCtaaggacgaagaagatgacgactGGGAGTGA
- a CDS encoding predicted protein (go_function two-component response regulator activity; DNA binding~go_process two-component signal transduction system (phosphorelay); regulation of transcription, DNA-dependent) — translation MNSYGSKIASSESSGPRVSSNTSTPSKKSSKVTTQSHHSTNAGLNNQYSNASAHSNINSANSSQYSPSAGRRVWVKRPNGTPTTLKVHINDIVDDLKLMVMNKFPNSLARVFDPADLALHLESGSKQPNSTSMGKRVLNLSMSPDNLKNSPTSMNTSHSKNTTNTVTLEPDQNVFSILDLYFPNGMGMSDSFVIVAPQVSGTEFTTVIPQVSSELMGGNSINAYGIHSNNNSGGNSARGSFSTTNYYRNNSNTQLSAMYNTAMSNSNNNPQNQQIQVQQPSPPIISTHSHLQEKVSTPVSSSSGHYHAPKPQYLYQATSFSTPGLPKDRSVSPATINSPVHASHRRSHSNPPQSPVSASNGTNSQAVLLLPKNFSLAGGGSSSSNNLKKRYSVDEGMLSRKGNSLKAIQTNNLTNIGVGITSPDNGSSSDAFSLRDKVGNNLKLKQEPIEELVEPRSNGKHNVHNSDLPQREAFSMSPSPPGEVQRLNSPTRDTPNSSTQSETNNEVLKPKDAKDHEKNTSTKSKAKNLKSSKSTTDKVLPSISVLVVEDNAINQAILGAFLRKHKIHYQIAKNGQEAIDKWRKGGFHLVLMDIQLPVKSGIEATKEIRHLEKINRIGVFAENELVTDFENPDQLKEAEKLDLGIFRSPVIIVALTASSNSSVDKKNALMAGCNDYLTKPVNLVWLQNKITEWGCMQALIDFDGWNSRVLTKSDSDKENNRPVKKNPVKKEKKLEKIMLTTKAKPVSLK, via the coding sequence ATGAACTCGTATGGGTCTAAGAttgcttcttcagagaGCTCTGGGCCAAGAGTTTCTTCCAACACTTCGACACCTTCCAAGAAGTCTTCTAAAGTCACCACTCAAAGTCACCATTCCACCAACGCTGGACTTAACAATCAATATTCGAATGCTTCAGCTCATAGTAACATCAACAGCGCTAACAGTAGCCAGTACAGCCCATCTGCTGGAAGACGAGTCTGGGTGAAACGACCAAATGGAACTCCGACAACGTTAAAAGTGCACATCAACGATATTGTAGATGATCTCAAGCTCATGGTTATGAACAAGTTTCCGAACTCTTTGGCTCGTGTTTTCGATCCAGCTGACTTGGCGTTACATTTGGAACTGGGATCCAAACAACCTAACTCAACTCTGATGGGCAAACGTGTTTTGAACCTTTCTATGTCGCCTGATAATTTAAAGAATTCACCAACATCGATGAATACTTCGCATTCAAAAAACACGACTAATACGGTAACGTTGGAACCAGACCAGAACGTGTTTTCCATACTTGATTTATACTTCCCCAATGGTATGGGCATGTCTGATTCATTTGTGATAGTGGCACCCCAAGTAAGCGGTACGGAGTTCACCACTGTGATTCCACAAGTGTCACTGGAGTTAATGGGAGGTAATAGCATCAATGCGTATGGCATTCACAGTAACAATAATAGTGGCGGAAACAGCGCCAGAGGCAGTTTCAGCACCACTAATTACTACAGAAACAATAGTAACACCCAACTTTCTGCCATGTACAACACTGCTATGAGTAATAGCAATAATAACCCacaaaaccaacaaatTCAAGTACAACAGCCATCACCACCGATCATTAGTACTCATTCACATCTCCAGGAAAAAGTGTCCACACCTGTACTGAGCTCTTCGGGCCATTATCATGCCCCCAAACCTCAGTACTTGTACCAAGCTACATCTTTTAGTACTCCTGGCTTGCCCAAAGACCGGTCTGTGTCACCAGCTACTATTAATTCACCTGTACATGCCAGCCATAGAAGATCTCATTCAAATCCTCCACAGTCTCCCGTCTCTGCGTCTAATGGAACCAATTCTCAGGCAGTGCTATTATTACCCAAGAACTTTTCCTTGGCTGGTGGTGGAAGTTCGAGTTCtaacaatttgaaaaagagataCTCTGTAGACGAGGGAATGCTTTCCAGAAAGGGGAACAGTCTTAAGGCGATCCAGACAAACAATTTAACCAACATAGGCGTAGGAATTACGAGTCCCGATAATGGTCTGAGCTCAGATGCGTTTTCGTTGCGCGACAAAGTAGGCAACAACTTGAAACTTAAACAGGAACCCATAGAAGAGCTTGTAGAGCCTCGAAGCAACGGAAAACACAATGTACATAACTCTGACTTGCCACAACGAGAAGCGTTTTCTATGTCGCCTTCACCTCCTGGCGAGGTGCAAAGGTTGAACTCACCTACTAGAGATACCCCTAATAGCAGTACGCAATCAGAGACGAACAATGAGGTCCTCAAACCAAAAGATGCTAAGGACCATGAAAAGAATACCAGTACCAAATCTAAAGCCAAGAATTTAAAGTCGTCGAAAAGCACAACGGATAAAGTGTTACCATCGATTTCTGTATTGGTTGTAGAAGATAATGCCATTAACCAGGCTATTTTAGGAGCATTTTTAAGAAAGCACAAAATACATTATCAGATTGCTAAGAATGGACAAGAGGCAATCGATAAATGGCGTAAGGGAGGATTCCATCTTGTTCTAATGGATATTCAGTTACCGGTGAAGTCAGGGATCGAGGCTACGAAGGAAATTCGTCATTTGGAGAAAATCAACAGAATTGGGGTCTTTGCTGAAAACGAGCTTGTTAcagattttgaaaatcCCGATCAGTTGAAAGAAGCGGAAAAGCTTGACTTGGGGATTTTCCGATCCCCGGTGATTATCGTAGCTTTGACAGCATCATCTAATTCTTCTGTTGATAAGAAGAATGCCTTGATGGCAGGGTGCAATGATTACTTGACAAAACCTGTTAACTTGGTATGGTTACAAAACAAGATTACTGAGTGGGGATGTATGCAAGCATTGATCGATTTCGATGGATGGAACAGTAGGGTGTTGACCAAGTCTGATAGTGACAAGGAGAATAACAGGCCCGTAAAGAAGAATCCTgtgaagaaagagaaaaagcTTGAGAAAATCATGTTGACCACCAAGGCGAAGCCGGTTCTGTTGAAATAG